The following are encoded together in the Chromatiaceae bacterium genome:
- a CDS encoding nucleoside:proton symporter, with product MSGNITMWSQSLIGFVGLFLLTWLFSENRRRVRFRPALVALALQFFIALLLLEIPLFRHVFLVLNELVTSLEAATRAGTRFVFGYVGGGDLPFEVRVGASSFVFAFQALPMVLVVSALSALLFHWRVLPWVVRSFAWMLRKTLGLGGAAGVGVAANIFLGHVESPLLIKPYLQQVSRSDLFLIMTAGMATIAGTIMVVYASILSPVIPDALAQLLIASLISAPAAVMVARIMIPDGAGGDEGGHWDPPRQDSSSLDAIARGTFEGVGLLVNIVAMLVVLVALVALVNQFLGLLPALGGEAISLQRLLGWVLAPLTWLMGIPASEAVMAGGLMGVKTILNEFLAYLELAALPEGALSERSRLIMTYALCGFANLGSLGILIGGMGAMVPERRAEITALGPRSIVAGTLATSFTGAVVGLISLFPH from the coding sequence ATGAGTGGCAATATCACGATGTGGTCCCAGAGTTTGATCGGGTTTGTGGGCCTTTTTCTGTTGACCTGGCTGTTCAGTGAAAACCGGCGGAGGGTGCGTTTCCGGCCGGCCCTCGTGGCCCTGGCACTGCAGTTCTTCATCGCCCTGCTGCTCTTGGAAATTCCGCTGTTCCGCCATGTCTTCCTGGTCTTGAACGAACTGGTGACCAGCCTGGAGGCGGCGACCCGCGCGGGTACTCGCTTCGTCTTTGGCTATGTGGGCGGGGGCGACTTGCCCTTCGAGGTCCGGGTCGGGGCCAGTTCCTTTGTGTTCGCCTTCCAGGCCCTGCCCATGGTGCTGGTGGTCAGTGCCCTCTCGGCCTTGCTCTTTCACTGGCGGGTACTGCCCTGGGTGGTGCGGAGTTTCGCCTGGATGTTGCGCAAGACCCTGGGCCTGGGTGGCGCCGCGGGGGTGGGGGTGGCGGCCAATATCTTCCTGGGCCATGTGGAATCGCCCCTGCTGATCAAGCCTTATCTGCAACAGGTATCGCGCAGCGACCTCTTTCTGATCATGACCGCTGGCATGGCGACGATCGCCGGGACCATCATGGTCGTCTATGCCAGTATCCTCTCGCCGGTCATCCCCGATGCCCTGGCGCAACTGCTGATCGCCTCCCTCATCAGCGCCCCCGCCGCCGTCATGGTGGCGCGGATCATGATCCCCGATGGCGCCGGGGGTGACGAGGGGGGGCATTGGGACCCCCCCCGGCAGGATTCCAGTAGCCTGGATGCCATTGCCCGGGGCACCTTTGAAGGGGTTGGGTTGTTGGTCAATATCGTCGCTATGCTGGTGGTCCTGGTGGCCCTAGTCGCCCTGGTCAACCAGTTCCTCGGCTTACTGCCGGCCCTGGGTGGCGAGGCGATCAGCCTCCAGCGCCTGCTGGGCTGGGTACTGGCACCCTTGACCTGGCTGATGGGCATACCCGCCAGCGAGGCGGTTATGGCCGGCGGCCTCATGGGTGTCAAGACCATCCTCAACGAGTTTCTGGCCTACCTTGAACTGGCGGCCCTGCCCGAGGGGGCCTTGAGTGAGCGGTCGCGGCTCATCATGACCTATGCCTTGTGCGGCTTCGCCAATCTTGGCAGCCTGGGCATCCTCATCGGCGGCATGGGCGCCATGGTGCCGGAGCGCCGCGCCGAGATCACGGCCTTGGGGCCCCGTTCCATCGTCGCGGGCACCCTGGCGACCAGCTTCACCGGCGCCGTGGTGGGCCTCATCAGTCTCTTTCCCCATTGA
- a CDS encoding OsmC family protein, whose protein sequence is MSEHLEILFPGGKRVDVRVREFEIHTDQSVKGGGEASAPEPFDLFLSSMAACAGIYALNFCTSRDLSTEGLALSLDWDRDPANPLIASVRYQLRLPAGFPDKYRSSILKSIELCAVKKHIQNPPSFEILVVE, encoded by the coding sequence ATGAGCGAGCATCTTGAAATCTTATTTCCGGGCGGGAAGCGGGTTGATGTCCGCGTTCGCGAGTTTGAGATCCATACCGATCAGTCCGTCAAAGGGGGTGGGGAGGCCAGTGCCCCCGAGCCCTTCGATCTCTTTTTGAGTTCGATGGCGGCCTGCGCCGGTATCTATGCCCTCAATTTCTGCACCTCCCGCGACTTATCGACCGAGGGTCTGGCCTTGAGCCTGGACTGGGATCGGGATCCGGCCAATCCCCTGATCGCCAGCGTGCGCTACCAATTGCGGTTGCCCGCGGGCTTCCCGGACAAGTACCGCTCCAGCATCCTCAAGTCCATTGAGCTGTGCGCCGTGAAGAAACACATCCAGAACCCTCCCAGCTTCGAAATCCTGGTGGTGGAATAG
- a CDS encoding low molecular weight phosphotyrosine protein phosphatase, which yields MSEATRVRILFVCMGNICRSPTAEGVFRHLLRGEGCDELIATDSAGTHGYHIGEPPDERARETALRRGIDLSDLRARRVAREDFDLFDYILAMDQENYQALRAICPPVHRGKLKLFMDFAPDYGIREVPDPYYGGPGGFEQVFDLVEAAALGLLEDVRQRWR from the coding sequence ATGAGCGAAGCTACGAGGGTGCGGATTCTATTTGTTTGCATGGGCAATATCTGTCGTTCTCCCACGGCGGAGGGCGTTTTCCGGCATTTGTTGCGGGGGGAAGGGTGCGATGAACTGATCGCTACCGATTCCGCCGGTACCCACGGCTATCACATCGGTGAGCCGCCCGACGAACGGGCGCGGGAGACGGCGCTGAGGCGGGGGATTGATCTGAGCGATTTGCGCGCCCGGCGCGTGGCGCGGGAGGACTTCGACCTGTTCGATTATATTCTGGCCATGGACCAGGAAAACTATCAGGCCCTCAGAGCCATCTGTCCCCCGGTACATCGCGGTAAATTAAAATTATTCATGGACTTCGCCCCAGATTACGGCATTCGCGAAGTGCCTGATCCCTATTATGGGGGCCCCGGGGGCTTCGAACAGGTCTTTGATTTGGTTGAGGCCGCCGCCCTGGGACTGCTCGAAGATGTCCGTCAGCGCTGGAGATAG